The following are from one region of the Stanieria sp. NIES-3757 genome:
- a CDS encoding pentapeptide repeat protein, protein MNTQELLSRYNDQELDFTEVNLHTANLKATNLTRINLTRADLSSADLSNADLSGACLQQANLTNAELNHANLVGANLIEVNLIGAELVGADLRGVDLSGADLRCANLQKANLSGANLTDVDLSGADLSGANLTDTKLAGTDISVADTTGAKLKKARLHQGERKQIATSHHWITWSGS, encoded by the coding sequence ATGAATACCCAAGAACTTCTTAGTCGGTATAATGACCAAGAATTAGATTTTACCGAGGTCAACCTGCACACAGCTAATCTCAAAGCTACAAACCTCACGAGAATTAATCTAACCAGAGCAGATTTAAGCAGTGCAGACTTGAGTAATGCTGACTTGAGTGGAGCTTGTTTGCAACAAGCAAATCTTACTAATGCCGAGCTTAATCATGCTAATCTTGTCGGTGCTAACTTAATCGAAGTCAATTTAATTGGTGCAGAGTTAGTTGGTGCAGATCTTAGAGGCGTAGATTTAAGCGGTGCGGACTTACGTTGTGCCAACTTACAGAAAGCTAATTTAAGTGGTGCTAATCTCACTGATGTCGATCTTAGTGGCGCAGACTTAAGTGGTGCCAATCTCACTGATACTAAACTAGCTGGAACTGATATCAGTGTCGCGGACACGACTGGAGCAAAATTAAAGAAAGCTCGTCTTCATCAAGGAGAAAGAAAACAGATTGCTACTTCTCACCATTGGATTACGTGGTCAGGTAGTTAA
- a CDS encoding NADH:flavin oxidoreductase/NADH oxidase — translation MYLLAKLLGSLHHTRKGELAVIKILNRENMNSETNLFSSGQLGAYTLANRMVMAPMTRLRANGTVPTASMATYYAQRASSGLIVTECTMVSPLSNGYMNCPGIYSSEQVEGWKLVTEAVHAKGGKIFLQLWHSGRVAHPALLNGNEPVAPSAIAGVGQLHTPIGKVDLPTPRALETEEIPEIVEQFRQGAINAMEAGFDGVELHGAFGYLIDQFLQDGSNQRTDKYGGSVENRARFLLEAMETVTSVWGGSRVGIKLSPSNTFYGMYDSNPLATFSYVIEALNDFDLAYIHLMEPNETDLATRDVINPVLPVFRPFYQGTIITNGGYDREKGNAVLVNGKAEFVSYGKLFLANPDLPKRFALAAELNEPNPRTFYGRGDKNAEVGYTDYSFLESYNSN, via the coding sequence ATGTACCTACTTGCTAAACTGTTGGGTTCGCTTCATCATACCCGTAAAGGAGAGCTAGCTGTTATCAAAATTTTGAATAGGGAAAATATGAATTCCGAAACTAATCTTTTTTCCTCTGGGCAATTGGGTGCTTACACTTTAGCCAATCGCATGGTGATGGCACCCATGACTCGTTTACGGGCAAATGGTACAGTTCCCACTGCTAGTATGGCAACTTATTATGCCCAAAGAGCTTCCTCAGGATTAATCGTTACTGAATGTACGATGGTTTCACCCCTCAGTAATGGTTACATGAATTGTCCTGGTATTTATTCCAGCGAACAAGTAGAGGGATGGAAATTAGTTACCGAAGCAGTTCATGCTAAGGGCGGAAAAATCTTCTTACAACTGTGGCATAGTGGCAGAGTAGCCCATCCTGCTTTACTGAATGGTAACGAACCTGTTGCCCCAAGTGCTATAGCAGGTGTGGGACAGCTTCATACCCCAATCGGGAAAGTAGATTTACCAACTCCTCGCGCCTTAGAAACGGAAGAAATCCCCGAAATTGTCGAACAATTCCGTCAAGGGGCAATTAATGCAATGGAAGCTGGTTTTGATGGGGTTGAACTTCACGGTGCATTTGGTTATTTAATCGATCAGTTTTTGCAAGATGGTTCCAATCAACGCACCGATAAGTATGGTGGTTCAGTAGAAAATCGCGCTCGTTTTTTGTTGGAAGCAATGGAAACAGTTACGAGTGTTTGGGGAGGAAGCCGAGTTGGGATTAAACTTTCTCCCAGTAATACTTTTTATGGAATGTACGATTCTAATCCTCTAGCAACTTTTAGTTATGTAATAGAAGCTTTAAATGATTTTGATCTAGCTTATATCCATTTGATGGAACCGAATGAAACCGATTTAGCTACTCGTGATGTCATCAATCCTGTGTTACCCGTCTTCCGTCCTTTTTACCAAGGCACGATTATTACTAATGGTGGCTACGACAGAGAAAAAGGTAATGCTGTTTTAGTTAATGGTAAAGCAGAATTTGTTTCTTATGGTAAGTTATTTCTCGCTAATCCAGATCTGCCCAAGCGTTTTGCGCTCGCTGCTGAGTTAAACGAACCCAATCCTCGAACATTTTACGGTCGAGGGGATAAAAATGCAGAGGTAGGCTATACAGATTATTCTTTTCTAGAGTCTTATAATTCAAATTAA
- a CDS encoding transcriptional regulator, HxlR family, which translates to MVRKQIRNLSEPEVFTLNCPTQQVLDIIGNKWSVIVIYCLAYGTKRYKEIERKIEGISQKMLTQTLRDLEKNGLVERTIYPEVPPRVEYSLTPLGETLIEPLTSLANWAEMHFAEVEAARSR; encoded by the coding sequence ATGGTGCGTAAACAAATTCGCAATCTGTCTGAACCAGAAGTTTTTACTCTCAACTGTCCCACTCAGCAAGTATTGGATATTATTGGCAATAAATGGAGTGTGATTGTTATTTATTGTTTGGCTTATGGAACTAAACGTTATAAAGAAATAGAGCGCAAAATTGAAGGGATTTCCCAAAAAATGCTCACTCAAACCCTACGAGATTTAGAAAAAAATGGGTTAGTCGAACGCACGATTTATCCTGAAGTACCACCAAGAGTAGAATATTCTTTGACACCTTTGGGTGAAACCTTGATTGAACCTTTAACTAGTTTGGCTAATTGGGCTGAAATGCATTTTGCCGAAGTTGAGGCTGCTCGCAGTCGTTAG